The Chlamydia trachomatis A/HAR-13 nucleotide sequence GAGCCCCAGAATTTTTCGATTAATTTTAACAATTCATGACGAGGAGGAACTCCCCCTCCTTTCCCTTGAGGCGCAAGCATCTCCCAGAAAAGAGAGTGGTTAATATGGCTTCCACCATTGAAACGCAGAGCAGGATTGATTGCGATTAACCTTGCTAAATCTTGAGTAGCGTTTGCTACATCTAAACTTTTTAAGGCCTCATTCAAATTATTTATATATCCTTGGTGATGCTTTTGATGATGCAGTTGCATAATCTCAGCACTAATTACAGGCTCTAAAGCATCGTAATCATAAGGCAATGCGGGAAGCATATAAGAAGAAAAGACCATAGCCATCCTAAAAAATAAGGTTACTATCCTCGCCACCTTCTCTATTTTCTACAGGCTAGCTAGATAGATCCCTCTAGATTATCAATAAAATATTCACTGTCAAGAGCTATCCACATCTTTACGTACTGATGCTAAGAGTAAAAAAGGTAACTCTTGGTTTCTTTAATGAATTGTTGCAAAGCTTCAAAACTCTCCTTTTCTCGAGCTTCACGGACAGTTCGCTCTTTAGAAAATTCTGAAAAACTTTGCTTGATTTCAAAATACAGCTTCATTTTCGGCTCAGTTCCTGAAGGCCGTACAATTACTCTACAATCTCCTTCATAATAGAAACAAAGCATCGACATCTTGGGTAAAGATAATTTGTACGTAATATCGGTAACTAAATCGCGTCCTTCCCCTGTATTGTAATTTTCAAAGGCAATTAATTTACGACTTGACAAAGACATCCGAAGAGGATCCTGTGTTTCCCAACGATCCAACAGTTCTTGTTTCCGCTGAGGTTGATCGATAGGAAGATCTATCGACTCTGTCCGGTTAGCATAATAGCCATAGACCTCATAAAGCTCTAACAGAGCATCTCGTAACGTACACCCTCGTATTTTTTGCTGCAACGCTGCCTCAGAAATGAGCGCCGCAGCAATCATAGCGTCTTTATCTTCTACATACGAGCCATACAGATACCCATAAGACTCCTCTGCTCCAAAAATAAATCGCTCCATACCGGAACGCCATAATTCTATTTTTTCACCTATATATTTAAAGCCTGCACCAACATTAACGATATTGGCTCCATAAGACTCTGAGATGGCTGTTAAAAGCTCTGTTGTTACAAGGCTCTTCACTACTTTATCTTCCGCACCCAAAGGAGCCTTTTGAGACTCTTTACTCAAGATATGTGCAGCCAATAAGCAAGCAATCTGATTACCGTTAAATCTATAAGGACCTTCTTTCTCTAAAGAAACCACCCCTATCCTGTCCGAATCTGGATCTGTTGCGATAAACAAATCATCTTTTTGCTCTACCATCTGCTGAATACCCAATACCAAGGCTTCAGGATCTTCAGGATTAGGAAGAACCACTGTAGAGAAATCCCCATCTGGAACTATTTGTTTTTCAACCAAAGATACTGAAGAGAAACCCCAATCTTTCAATATCCTCGGAATCATAGTTACTCCGGTACCATGTAGTGGAGAATAACTGATTCGCAATAGCGAACCATGC carries:
- a CDS encoding superoxide dismutase, giving the protein MVFSSYMLPALPYDYDALEPVISAEIMQLHHQKHHQGYINNLNEALKSLDVANATQDLARLIAINPALRFNGGSHINHSLFWEMLAPQGKGGGVPPRHELLKLIEKFWGSFDNFLKNFITSSAAVQGSGWGWLAFCPQKQELMVQTTANQDPLEATTGMIPLLGVDVWEHAYYLQYKNARMDYLKSFPSIINWDYIENRFVEMSKQ
- a CDS encoding phospho-sugar mutase, giving the protein MEIPRRKIEGMFDPQTAKNILSWLEDVVCDHTSVLTLLDNDPERLRELFSETLTFGTAGLRGLVGIGTNRLNVFTIRRATQGLARVLKRRYPDEKISVVIGYDTRHYSFEFGQETAKVLAGNGILAYLFQIPEPLALVSYSVRELQAKAGVMITASHNPPPYNGYKVYMSTGGQVLPPMDQEIVEEFQKVEMVSAVESLDHPYIRMVQEDMENCYEETLHNLQLCEEDNRRHGSLLRISYSPLHGTGVTMIPRILKDWGFSSVSLVEKQIVPDGDFSTVVLPNPEDPEALVLGIQQMVEQKDDLFIATDPDSDRIGVVSLEKEGPYRFNGNQIACLLAAHILSKESQKAPLGAEDKVVKSLVTTELLTAISESYGANIVNVGAGFKYIGEKIELWRSGMERFIFGAEESYGYLYGSYVEDKDAMIAAALISEAALQQKIRGCTLRDALLELYEVYGYYANRTESIDLPIDQPQRKQELLDRWETQDPLRMSLSSRKLIAFENYNTGEGRDLVTDITYKLSLPKMSMLCFYYEGDCRVIVRPSGTEPKMKLYFEIKQSFSEFSKERTVREAREKESFEALQQFIKETKSYLFYS